A single region of the Thermodesulfatator atlanticus DSM 21156 genome encodes:
- a CDS encoding aminopeptidase: MEEKNELKELKEKLAYKSAHVWDKIDQDEKNALELLATDYKDFLTKGKTERECAEEICHLLEKRGFHPQSTTRWYYVLRNKVVAAVVAGRNPLTDGIRLIASHIDSPRLDLKLHPLLEEYDMAYLKTHYYGGIKKYHWVAMPLALHGVVIKNDGEVVHIKIGEDEKDPVLTICDLLPHLARKVQGEKKLSEAIPGEKLNVLVGGIPLADSEEKERVKLGILKLLNDRYGLVEEDFISAELEVVPAGPARDVGLDRAFIGGYGQDDRICAFTSLAAILNLEAPAYTSIALFLDKEEIGSDGNTGAKSRLLEKIYYDLLKRAGLSPSGDLLLELLFKTKAISADVTAGIDPFYQEVHEKLNDAKIGHGVVVTKYTGHGGKYAANDAHAEYVGWLRRVLNEARVIWQAASFGKVDEGGGGTVAKYLAFHGMEIIDCGPPLLSMHSPFEIAHKGDLYMTYRAYKAFYEAG, from the coding sequence ATGGAAGAGAAAAACGAACTAAAAGAACTCAAAGAAAAATTAGCTTATAAGTCTGCCCATGTGTGGGATAAAATAGACCAAGACGAAAAAAATGCCCTGGAACTTTTGGCAACTGACTACAAAGACTTCTTGACCAAAGGCAAAACCGAAAGGGAATGTGCCGAAGAGATATGTCATCTACTTGAAAAAAGAGGCTTTCACCCCCAAAGCACCACCCGCTGGTATTACGTTTTGCGCAACAAAGTCGTGGCTGCAGTAGTAGCCGGGCGTAACCCCCTAACAGACGGCATAAGGCTTATTGCCAGTCACATTGACTCTCCACGCCTTGACCTTAAGCTTCACCCCCTTCTTGAAGAATACGACATGGCTTATCTCAAAACCCACTATTACGGTGGTATCAAAAAATATCACTGGGTCGCCATGCCCCTTGCCCTTCACGGTGTGGTGATCAAAAATGACGGCGAGGTCGTGCACATAAAGATTGGCGAAGACGAAAAAGACCCGGTGCTCACCATCTGTGACCTTTTGCCTCACCTTGCCCGCAAAGTTCAGGGGGAGAAAAAGCTCTCTGAAGCCATCCCAGGAGAAAAACTTAACGTGCTGGTAGGCGGAATCCCTTTGGCAGATAGTGAAGAAAAAGAAAGAGTCAAGCTTGGCATCTTAAAGCTTTTAAACGACCGCTACGGGCTGGTAGAAGAAGACTTTATCAGTGCTGAGCTTGAAGTTGTTCCAGCAGGCCCTGCCCGTGATGTAGGGCTTGACCGGGCCTTTATCGGAGGCTACGGCCAGGATGACCGCATCTGCGCCTTCACTTCTCTTGCTGCTATTTTGAACCTTGAAGCCCCGGCCTATACCTCCATCGCCCTTTTCCTTGACAAAGAAGAAATAGGCTCAGACGGAAACACCGGGGCCAAAAGCAGGCTCCTTGAAAAAATCTATTATGACCTCCTAAAGCGCGCAGGGCTTTCTCCTTCCGGGGACCTTCTGCTGGAACTACTTTTTAAAACCAAAGCCATCTCCGCAGACGTGACCGCAGGCATTGACCCGTTTTATCAGGAAGTCCATGAAAAACTAAACGACGCCAAGATCGGCCATGGGGTGGTGGTCACCAAATACACCGGCCATGGGGGCAAATACGCTGCCAATGACGCCCATGCTGAATACGTGGGCTGGCTAAGACGGGTGTTAAACGAAGCCCGTGTGATCTGGCAGGCAGCCTCTTTTGGGAAGGTGGACGAAGGCGGCGGAGGCACGGTAGCCAAGTATCTAGCCTTCCACGGCATGGAAATTATCGATTGCGGGCCGCCGCTTCTTTCCATGCATTCTCCTTTTGAAATTGCTCACAAAGGCGATCTTTATATGACTTACCGCGCTTACAAAGCCTTTTACGAGGCAGGATAA
- a CDS encoding tRNA (adenine-N1)-methyltransferase yields the protein MTIKKGDLILLCTEEGRTYLIEANERPFQTHKDNFPLKELVGKPFGTTIIGTKGHKAYALRPTVYDYLMKLKRVTQIIYPKDIGYILLRLDVCPGKIVLECGTGSGSLLIAFSHAVGEEGKVISYEKEARFQEVARENLKRFGLLERVVFKGEAQGVFEEKEEVDAVFLDLKTPWELLEGAWRALKGGAPLGVLLPTANQVSETLRALEKLPFVGTEVLEIMLRFYKTNPERFRPEDRMVAHTAYLLFTRKIKED from the coding sequence ATGACCATTAAAAAGGGAGACTTAATACTTCTTTGCACCGAAGAGGGCCGCACCTATTTGATAGAAGCAAACGAGCGGCCCTTTCAAACCCACAAAGACAATTTTCCTTTAAAGGAACTTGTTGGGAAACCCTTTGGAACCACGATAATTGGCACCAAAGGCCACAAAGCCTATGCCCTGCGCCCTACGGTCTATGACTACCTGATGAAGCTTAAAAGGGTCACCCAGATCATCTATCCCAAAGACATCGGCTATATCCTCTTAAGACTTGATGTTTGCCCTGGAAAGATTGTCCTTGAATGCGGCACCGGCTCTGGGAGTCTTCTCATCGCCTTTAGCCACGCTGTTGGGGAAGAAGGCAAAGTCATCTCTTATGAAAAAGAAGCCCGTTTCCAGGAGGTAGCAAGGGAAAACTTAAAACGATTTGGCCTGTTAGAAAGGGTTGTTTTTAAGGGCGAGGCCCAGGGAGTTTTTGAAGAAAAAGAAGAAGTTGACGCGGTGTTTCTTGACCTCAAAACCCCGTGGGAATTACTGGAAGGTGCGTGGCGTGCCCTAAAAGGCGGGGCTCCCCTCGGTGTTTTACTCCCCACCGCCAATCAGGTAAGTGAGACCCTTAGGGCTTTGGAAAAACTTCCCTTTGTGGGCACCGAAGTCCTAGAAATCATGCTTCGTTTTTATAAAACAAACCCTGAAAGATTTCGCCCTGAAGACCGCATGGTGGCACACACCGCCTATTTGCTTTTTACCCGAAAAATCAAGGAGGACTAA
- a CDS encoding class II fructose-bisphosphate aldolase: MNQGFEVSKEGIKIIDPSKARKALDDLVYEAVFTEEKELKEKRLIFVKELAKSLGAIPASIFGLYQEMAKEFPGFTVPAINIRGLTYDFARTVFRVALEKNVSALIFEIARSEISYTLQRPLEYASVITAAAAREGYTGPVFIQGDHFQFKRKAFFAAPDKEKENIKKLTNEALEAEFYQIDIDASTLVDIEKPTLEEQQYFNSLMTAEMTSYIREREPMGVTVNIGGEIGEIGGHNSTPEELRAFMNEYLKHLEKGPGISKISVQTGTAHGGVVLPDGSVAKVAVDFDTLKTLSEIARREYGMAGAVQHGASTLPEEMFHLFPEVGCCEIHLATGFQNLIYDHPALPESFRQKIYVFLKENFRKEWKEGWSEAQFIYKVRKKGFGPFKKDWWDLDPKIKEQIMKTLAEKTAFLFEKLKVTDTKRIVTETVKPVFVSKI, translated from the coding sequence ATGAACCAAGGCTTTGAAGTATCCAAGGAAGGCATAAAAATTATTGACCCCTCAAAAGCAAGGAAAGCCTTAGACGATCTTGTCTATGAAGCGGTCTTCACCGAAGAAAAAGAATTAAAAGAAAAGCGCCTTATCTTTGTAAAAGAACTGGCCAAGTCTTTAGGGGCCATTCCCGCCTCAATTTTCGGGCTTTACCAGGAAATGGCAAAAGAATTTCCTGGTTTTACCGTACCTGCTATCAATATCCGCGGGCTAACTTATGATTTTGCCCGCACAGTTTTTCGCGTAGCCCTTGAGAAAAACGTAAGTGCTTTGATTTTTGAAATTGCTCGCTCTGAAATAAGCTATACGCTTCAGCGCCCCCTTGAATACGCAAGTGTTATCACTGCCGCCGCAGCACGTGAGGGTTACACCGGACCTGTCTTTATCCAGGGAGACCATTTCCAGTTTAAAAGAAAGGCCTTTTTCGCTGCCCCTGATAAAGAAAAAGAAAATATCAAAAAACTTACAAACGAGGCCTTAGAGGCAGAGTTCTACCAGATAGACATAGATGCTTCCACCCTGGTTGACATCGAAAAACCAACTTTGGAGGAACAACAGTACTTTAACTCCCTTATGACTGCTGAGATGACCAGCTACATCCGCGAAAGAGAGCCTATGGGAGTTACGGTAAACATTGGAGGGGAAATCGGCGAAATCGGCGGGCATAACAGCACCCCTGAAGAACTCAGGGCCTTTATGAATGAATACCTGAAACATCTTGAAAAAGGCCCTGGCATCTCAAAAATAAGCGTGCAAACTGGTACAGCTCACGGCGGTGTTGTTCTCCCTGACGGAAGTGTAGCTAAAGTTGCCGTTGACTTTGATACCCTTAAAACCCTTTCTGAGATTGCCCGGCGTGAATATGGCATGGCAGGGGCCGTGCAGCACGGGGCCTCCACCCTGCCTGAGGAAATGTTTCATCTCTTCCCGGAAGTTGGTTGCTGTGAAATACACCTGGCAACCGGCTTTCAAAACCTGATCTATGACCACCCGGCGCTTCCGGAATCCTTTAGGCAAAAAATTTACGTCTTTTTAAAAGAAAACTTCCGTAAAGAGTGGAAAGAAGGCTGGTCTGAGGCCCAGTTTATTTACAAAGTACGTAAAAAAGGCTTTGGCCCATTTAAAAAAGATTGGTGGGACTTAGACCCTAAAATAAAAGAACAAATCATGAAAACACTTGCCGAAAAGACAGCTTTTCTCTTTGAAAAGCTAAAAGTGACTGATACCAAAAGAATAGTAACGGAAACTGTTAAGCCGGTTTTTGTTTCTAAGATTTAG
- a CDS encoding dissimilatory sulfite reductase D family protein, producing MDIEEVKQKILEFMEKKAKSKSKIYLKDMQRAIPDAKPMLIKKAANELVREGKLEYFSTGSTVMYSLPGQDLEKGMHQE from the coding sequence ATGGATATCGAAGAGGTCAAACAAAAGATTCTTGAGTTTATGGAAAAGAAGGCCAAAAGCAAGTCTAAGATTTATCTAAAAGACATGCAGAGGGCCATCCCTGATGCCAAGCCCATGCTTATCAAAAAAGCGGCCAATGAACTCGTGCGGGAAGGTAAACTTGAGTACTTCTCCACTGGTTCTACCGTGATGTACAGCTTACCGGGGCAGGACCTCGAAAAAGGTATGCACCAAGAATAA
- the dsrB gene encoding dissimilatory-type sulfite reductase subunit beta — translation MENRITDIGPPHYAQFFPPVIKKNYGKWKSHEILEPGVLKYTSETGDVVYVVRVGTPRLATTDYIREVCEIADKFCDGYVRWTTRNNIEFHVTDEETLRNLIEDLKNRKHPGGSYKFPIGGTGAGVTNIVHTQGWVHCHTPAIDASGIVKSVMDDLMDYFGSMTLPAQVRIALACCLNMCGAVHCSDIAILGIHRKPPLVEDDRLEYVCEIPLVLASCPTGAIKPATVEIDGKKKKTVRVNESRCMFCGNCYTMCPAMPIADGEGDGVAILVGGKISNRVSAPKFSKLVIPYIPNEPPRWPTTVKWVRKILETYAKHARKYERIGEWAERIGWERFYELCEIPFSPKTMDDYRLAYDTYRTSLHFKFTSHVDIK, via the coding sequence ATGGAGAACCGTATTACTGATATCGGTCCTCCACACTATGCGCAGTTCTTCCCCCCGGTAATCAAAAAGAATTACGGTAAGTGGAAGAGCCATGAAATCCTTGAACCAGGTGTGCTTAAGTACACCAGTGAGACCGGAGATGTCGTTTATGTAGTTCGTGTGGGGACCCCGCGTCTTGCCACCACGGATTATATCCGCGAGGTTTGCGAAATCGCCGATAAGTTCTGCGATGGCTATGTGCGCTGGACAACCCGTAACAACATTGAATTCCACGTTACCGACGAAGAAACCCTGCGCAACCTCATAGAAGACCTTAAGAACCGCAAGCACCCTGGCGGCTCTTATAAGTTCCCCATTGGTGGTACCGGTGCAGGTGTTACCAACATCGTTCATACCCAGGGTTGGGTTCACTGCCACACCCCTGCTATTGATGCCTCTGGTATCGTTAAGTCCGTGATGGACGATTTAATGGATTACTTTGGCAGCATGACTCTTCCTGCGCAGGTTCGCATTGCGCTTGCTTGCTGCCTTAACATGTGTGGTGCGGTTCACTGTTCTGATATTGCTATCCTTGGTATTCACCGTAAGCCGCCACTAGTTGAAGACGATCGTCTTGAATATGTTTGTGAAATTCCGCTGGTTCTTGCTTCGTGTCCTACGGGTGCTATTAAGCCTGCTACGGTTGAGATTGATGGCAAGAAGAAGAAGACCGTGCGCGTAAACGAGTCTCGCTGTATGTTCTGTGGTAACTGCTACACCATGTGTCCGGCTATGCCTATTGCTGACGGCGAAGGCGACGGTGTTGCCATTTTGGTTGGCGGTAAAATTTCTAACCGTGTTTCTGCTCCCAAGTTCTCCAAACTTGTCATTCCTTACATCCCGAATGAACCTCCGCGCTGGCCAACCACGGTTAAATGGGTGCGCAAGATTCTTGAAACCTATGCCAAACATGCCCGCAAGTATGAACGTATTGGTGAATGGGCAGAGCGCATTGGCTGGGAACGCTTCTACGAACTCTGTGAAATTCCGTTCTCTCCTAAGACTATGGACGACTATCGCCTGGCTTACGATACTTATCGTACTTCGTTGCACTTTAAGTTCACCAGCCATGTGGATATTAAGTAG
- the dsrA gene encoding dissimilatory-type sulfite reductase subunit alpha: protein MSEIKKHDTPMMEELKKGPFPSFVDDIENFGLNKKKQACLDLLGQLELSFKHKETHWKHGGIVGVFGYGGGVIGRYSDQQEKFPAIWAFHTVRVNQPASKFYHSSLLRKLCDLWDNRGSGMVNFHGSTGDIILLGTVTEQLEPVFFDLTHQLKMDLGGSGSNLRTPSCCVGKARCEWSCIDTQALCYDLTMTYQDELHRPAFPYKFKFKISGCPNDCVASIARADMSIIGTWIDDIRIDQEAVKAYVGGELKPNAGAHAGRDWGKFDIQKEVIDLCPTQCMYWDGEKLHINNAECNRCMHCINVMPEALRPGTDTGATILMGAKAPILEGAQLSTVMVPFIRLEPPYDELKEIIENVWMFWMEEGKNRERLGELIQRVGLANFVETVKLKHVPQMVKEPRSNPYVFWKEEEVEGGWKRDIKEFRKRHPA from the coding sequence ATGTCGGAAATTAAAAAACATGACACACCAATGATGGAAGAGTTGAAGAAGGGGCCTTTCCCAAGCTTTGTGGATGACATTGAAAACTTCGGCTTAAACAAAAAGAAACAGGCCTGCTTGGATCTCCTTGGTCAACTTGAACTTTCTTTCAAACACAAGGAGACCCACTGGAAGCACGGCGGTATCGTTGGCGTATTTGGCTATGGCGGTGGCGTTATTGGTCGCTACTCTGACCAGCAGGAAAAGTTCCCTGCCATCTGGGCTTTCCATACCGTTCGTGTTAACCAGCCCGCTTCTAAGTTTTATCACTCTTCTTTGCTCAGGAAGCTTTGTGACCTTTGGGATAACCGTGGAAGCGGTATGGTTAACTTCCATGGCTCCACCGGTGACATCATCCTTCTTGGTACCGTAACCGAGCAGCTTGAACCTGTTTTCTTTGACCTTACCCATCAGCTTAAGATGGACCTTGGTGGTTCTGGTTCAAACCTTCGTACTCCTTCTTGTTGTGTCGGTAAGGCTCGCTGTGAATGGAGCTGCATTGACACCCAGGCCCTTTGTTACGACCTTACCATGACCTATCAGGACGAACTTCACCGTCCTGCGTTCCCTTATAAGTTTAAGTTTAAGATTTCTGGTTGCCCTAACGACTGCGTGGCTTCTATCGCTCGTGCAGATATGTCAATCATTGGAACCTGGATAGACGATATCCGCATTGACCAGGAAGCTGTTAAGGCCTATGTAGGCGGTGAACTTAAACCTAATGCTGGTGCCCACGCTGGTCGTGACTGGGGTAAGTTTGATATCCAGAAGGAAGTAATAGACCTTTGCCCCACCCAGTGCATGTACTGGGATGGTGAAAAACTTCATATCAACAATGCTGAGTGTAACCGCTGCATGCACTGTATAAACGTTATGCCTGAAGCCCTTCGCCCTGGTACTGACACCGGTGCTACCATACTTATGGGTGCTAAGGCTCCGATCCTTGAAGGTGCTCAGCTCTCTACCGTGATGGTTCCTTTCATTCGCCTTGAACCTCCATACGATGAACTCAAAGAAATCATTGAAAACGTCTGGATGTTCTGGATGGAAGAGGGCAAAAACCGTGAACGTCTCGGTGAATTGATACAGCGTGTTGGCCTGGCCAACTTCGTTGAAACTGTCAAGCTCAAGCATGTGCCTCAGATGGTTAAAGAACCTCGTTCCAACCCATACGTCTTCTGGAAAGAAGAAGAAGTCGAGGGTGGCTGGAAGCGTGATATTAAGGAATTCCGTAAGCGTCACCCTGCTTAA
- a CDS encoding HDOD domain-containing protein — MMDEKRLADIFKRLDKLPTLPQTSQRVLTAIEKDASAKELEKIIHEDQALAAKILKIANSPLYATAGGETKSLKMAIVRLGFGEVRNIVLANALNYVLKPAATFKKFDLVRLWIHSIGVARAAFLLAEQENIQEGDSFYTIGLLHDIGRLVLAVFLPDFFLKILAIQEAKAASFYEAEQEIGLLHTEIGAYVAKHWRFSEEFVAAIESHHRPVENGKINETAAFLFKADIIARASGFVPEEDFSRLPKWPKGLPLDKKQLSKVVLVLKKEKESLLEAWREIIAS, encoded by the coding sequence ATGATGGACGAAAAAAGACTTGCAGACATCTTTAAAAGGCTTGATAAACTTCCAACTCTGCCTCAAACAAGCCAAAGGGTCTTAACTGCTATAGAAAAAGACGCCTCGGCCAAAGAGCTCGAAAAAATTATTCATGAGGACCAGGCTCTTGCTGCTAAAATCTTAAAGATTGCCAATTCTCCCCTTTATGCTACTGCAGGAGGCGAAACTAAGAGTCTTAAAATGGCTATTGTTAGGCTTGGCTTTGGAGAAGTAAGAAACATCGTCTTGGCAAATGCCCTGAATTATGTTCTCAAGCCTGCGGCCACCTTTAAAAAATTTGACCTGGTGCGTCTTTGGATTCATTCTATTGGTGTTGCCCGGGCAGCTTTTCTCCTGGCAGAACAAGAAAATATTCAGGAAGGAGACAGCTTTTACACTATTGGCCTTTTGCACGATATTGGCCGCCTGGTTTTAGCTGTTTTTTTACCGGATTTTTTCTTGAAAATCCTGGCCATCCAAGAGGCTAAAGCAGCGTCTTTTTATGAGGCCGAACAGGAAATAGGTCTTCTTCATACCGAGATCGGTGCTTATGTGGCCAAACACTGGAGATTTTCAGAAGAATTTGTGGCTGCTATCGAAAGTCACCACCGGCCAGTGGAAAATGGCAAAATAAACGAAACCGCAGCCTTTTTATTTAAAGCTGATATTATCGCCAGGGCCTCGGGGTTTGTGCCTGAAGAAGATTTTAGCCGCTTACCTAAATGGCCTAAAGGGCTGCCTTTAGATAAAAAACAGCTATCAAAGGTGGTTTTGGTCCTTAAAAAGGAAAAAGAAAGCCTTCTTGAAGCCTGGCGAGAGATAATAGCTTCATAA
- a CDS encoding roadblock/LC7 domain-containing protein, with product MATMVLTEEKIRQLQGVLENQLLTIGVSLAILIDEAGNVIVSSGNGTNVDTTSLAALAAANFGATAQIAKLLGEEDFSILYHKGKRDNIHFSKIGKEFILVTIFGDETPLGLVRLRVSQVSQELLNLLAEDDF from the coding sequence ATGGCTACGATGGTTTTAACAGAAGAAAAAATTAGGCAATTGCAAGGGGTCCTGGAAAACCAGCTTTTGACCATTGGGGTCTCACTAGCAATCCTGATAGACGAAGCAGGAAACGTAATCGTCTCTTCAGGTAACGGTACCAATGTGGACACGACATCTCTTGCAGCGCTTGCGGCGGCGAATTTTGGCGCTACTGCGCAGATTGCCAAGCTCCTGGGTGAGGAAGATTTCTCTATCCTTTATCACAAAGGCAAGCGCGATAACATCCATTTCAGCAAAATAGGCAAGGAATTTATCTTGGTCACTATATTTGGCGATGAGACCCCGTTAGGCCTGGTTAGATTAAGAGTGAGCCAAGTCTCACAAGAACTGCTTAATCTCCTTGCAGAAGACGACTTTTAA
- a CDS encoding GTP-binding protein produces MALIDLHKREIHCKIVYYGPGRCGKTTNLFYIYNAVSEKYRGKLLTIETKGDRTLFFDLLPINLGKIHGLDIRIQLYTVPGQAHYRATRKLVLKGVDGIVFVADSLRKRREKNIESLLDLRNNLREYNLELEEVPLVFQYNKRDLVSANIPLLTIEELENDLNKELRVPYFEAAAVKGIGVFETLREISKRTVKYVARKYIFSQNSAKAQGGIL; encoded by the coding sequence ATGGCTTTAATTGATCTGCATAAACGTGAAATACACTGCAAAATTGTATATTATGGCCCTGGGAGATGCGGCAAGACCACCAATCTGTTCTATATCTATAATGCAGTCTCAGAAAAATATCGTGGTAAGCTTTTAACCATCGAAACCAAAGGGGACCGCACCCTTTTTTTTGATTTGCTCCCCATTAACCTGGGCAAAATCCACGGATTAGATATTCGTATTCAACTTTATACCGTTCCAGGGCAGGCGCATTATCGTGCTACACGCAAACTTGTCCTAAAAGGGGTTGATGGCATAGTCTTTGTAGCTGATTCCTTGAGAAAAAGGCGTGAAAAAAACATCGAAAGCTTACTAGACTTAAGAAACAATCTTCGCGAATACAATCTAGAGCTAGAAGAAGTTCCCTTAGTTTTTCAGTATAACAAACGGGACTTGGTATCAGCCAATATCCCGCTCCTCACCATAGAAGAATTAGAAAACGACCTCAACAAAGAATTGCGTGTTCCATATTTTGAGGCCGCAGCAGTAAAAGGCATTGGCGTGTTTGAGACCCTTAGGGAAATCAGCAAAAGGACGGTCAAATACGTGGCGCGCAAATACATTTTTTCGCAGAATTCTGCAAAAGCCCAAGGAGGCATTTTATGA